One window of Aliarcobacter lanthieri genomic DNA carries:
- the fdh3B gene encoding formate dehydrogenase FDH3 subunit beta → MSSNVDFSRMKFYCDELLCIHCNGCVVACKEAHEVPVGVNRRKVVTINEGVIGQEFSLSMACMHCADAPCQQVCPTDCFYIRTDGIVLHDKDKCIGCGYCLFACPFGAPQFPKNGAFGTKGKMDKCTMCAGGPEETNSPEEFHKYGQNRISEGKVPMCASMCSTKALLVGDANEVALIKTYRATHKGKGIATDSYGW, encoded by the coding sequence ATGAGTAGTAATGTAGATTTTTCAAGAATGAAATTTTATTGTGATGAACTTCTATGTATACATTGTAATGGATGTGTAGTAGCTTGTAAAGAGGCACATGAAGTACCAGTAGGAGTAAATAGAAGGAAAGTAGTAACAATCAATGAAGGAGTAATAGGACAAGAGTTTTCATTGTCAATGGCTTGTATGCATTGTGCAGATGCACCATGCCAACAAGTATGCCCAACAGATTGTTTCTATATAAGAACAGATGGTATAGTATTACATGATAAAGATAAATGTATAGGTTGCGGATATTGTCTTTTTGCTTGTCCTTTTGGTGCACCACAATTTCCAAAGAATGGAGCATTTGGTACAAAAGGGAAGATGGATAAATGTACAATGTGTGCAGGAGGTCCAGAAGAGACAAATTCTCCTGAAGAGTTTCATAAATATGGACAGAATAGAATTAGTGAAGGTAAAGTACCAATGTGTGCTTCAATGTGTTCGACTAAAGCACTGCTTGTAGGAGATGCAAATGAAGTAGCTTTAATAAAAACATATAGAGCAACACATAAAGGTAAAGGTATTGCAACTGATTCATATGGATGGTAG
- a CDS encoding sensor histidine kinase — protein sequence MKKIYLKLYKYFENLKFEYKTNFLIFIVSLGMLSIIILSQISISIIKNDFDTLFDKRTKSLIQLENMKDYFKINIQDTLIEFDKNSLSYEQSLEVIKIATEIIDRNWKSYKASLTLNNNSSIMTFIKKYFTKSSSYYKNDALKASIIDNIDKKMKSIFEYLEWLKNNNDKECIKNMSLEIDSISVYIGSLINYDLTLTINEKRDTDNIFDIFTIFFFLSIFFVLVCTIILSIFITMHFRKLYKSQEKTIEEKTKYLKELNSNLELKIAQEVAKNRKKDIIMFQQARFASLGEMLNNIAHQWRQPLSSITMIIQSFQTKMNLNKLTQEIVDEKVNDALLLAQNMSNTLDDFKNFFSPSKVEKEFYIKDCIEHSLELSKYFLSKENIKVELKVKKNEKIKSFYNELSHVFLNIISNSKDALVTNSDKKDRIIKIIVNSLRGSIFINITDNGGGIDSEILPKIFEPYYTTKYKSAGTGIGLYMSKQIIEKHLNGQISCKNITFIVEDKTFQGVSFTIKIPIDKEVNE from the coding sequence ATGAAAAAAATATATCTAAAATTATATAAATATTTTGAAAATTTAAAATTTGAGTATAAAACAAATTTTTTAATATTTATTGTTTCTTTAGGAATGCTATCTATTATTATTTTATCTCAAATATCTATTTCAATAATAAAAAATGATTTTGATACATTATTTGATAAAAGAACAAAAAGCTTAATTCAACTTGAGAATATGAAAGATTATTTTAAAATAAATATACAAGATACTTTAATTGAATTTGATAAAAATAGCTTAAGCTATGAACAATCTTTAGAAGTAATAAAAATAGCAACTGAAATTATTGATAGAAATTGGAAAAGTTATAAAGCTAGTTTAACTTTAAATAACAACTCTTCTATTATGACATTTATAAAGAAATATTTTACAAAATCTAGTTCATATTATAAAAATGATGCTTTAAAAGCATCAATTATTGATAATATTGATAAAAAGATGAAATCAATATTTGAATATTTAGAGTGGCTAAAAAATAATAATGATAAAGAGTGTATAAAAAATATGAGTTTAGAGATAGACTCAATTTCAGTATATATTGGAAGTTTAATAAATTATGATTTAACTTTAACTATAAATGAAAAAAGAGATACAGATAATATATTTGATATTTTTACAATCTTCTTTTTTCTATCTATATTTTTTGTACTTGTTTGTACAATAATATTATCTATTTTTATTACAATGCACTTTAGAAAATTGTATAAATCACAAGAAAAAACTATAGAAGAAAAAACAAAATATCTTAAAGAATTAAATAGTAATTTAGAGTTAAAAATTGCTCAAGAAGTAGCTAAAAATCGTAAAAAAGATATTATTATGTTTCAACAAGCTAGATTTGCATCTTTAGGAGAGATGTTAAATAATATTGCACATCAATGGAGACAACCACTTAGTTCTATCACTATGATTATTCAAAGTTTTCAAACAAAAATGAACTTAAATAAACTCACTCAAGAAATTGTAGATGAAAAAGTAAATGATGCTCTACTTTTAGCACAAAATATGTCAAATACACTAGATGATTTTAAAAACTTTTTTTCTCCAAGTAAAGTAGAAAAAGAGTTTTATATAAAAGATTGTATAGAACACTCATTAGAATTATCAAAATATTTTTTATCAAAAGAAAATATAAAAGTAGAATTAAAAGTAAAGAAAAATGAAAAAATAAAAAGCTTTTATAATGAGCTTTCTCATGTTTTTTTAAATATTATTTCAAATTCAAAAGATGCTTTAGTTACTAATTCGGATAAAAAAGATAGAATAATAAAAATTATTGTAAATAGTTTAAGGGGTTCTATTTTTATAAATATTACTGATAATGGAGGTGGAATTGATAGTGAAATTCTACCTAAAATCTTTGAACCTTATTATACAACAAAATACAAGAGTGCAGGAACAGGAATAGGACTTTATATGTCAAAACAGATTATTGAAAAACATTTAAATGGTCAAATTTCTTGTAAAAACATAACATTTATAGTAGAAGATAAAACGTTTCAAGGAGTATCTTTTACAATAAAAATACCAATAGATAAGGAAGTAAATGAGTAG
- a CDS encoding transporter yields MKKSNFAIIGAVITALLSTLCCLPALLFLFFGITSGVLSFFTTLEFTRVPLAILTIVFFCFAIYNFRKKISCSCSKKDKIVQYILIGIFFILILLLLFYPEILPIFME; encoded by the coding sequence ATGAAAAAATCAAATTTTGCGATAATAGGTGCAGTAATAACTGCCCTTTTATCAACACTTTGTTGCTTACCTGCATTATTATTTCTATTTTTTGGAATAACAAGTGGAGTTCTTAGTTTCTTTACAACTTTAGAGTTTACAAGAGTTCCACTTGCTATTTTGACAATTGTATTTTTTTGTTTTGCAATATATAATTTTAGGAAAAAAATATCTTGTAGTTGTAGTAAAAAAGATAAAATAGTTCAATATATCCTTATTGGTATATTTTTTATATTGATTTTACTACTTCTATTTTATCCAGAGATTTTACCTATTTTTATGGAGTAG
- a CDS encoding heavy-metal-associated domain-containing protein, which produces MRILFIFFILFSFSFSSNISIFKVEGMHCPLCTTAVKKAISQVDGVQKVSARLNTKEVSVIYDEKVKIEEILSAIKTTSYEGIEISTHKYEE; this is translated from the coding sequence ATGAGAATTTTATTTATATTTTTTATATTGTTTAGTTTCTCTTTTTCATCAAATATTTCAATCTTTAAAGTAGAAGGTATGCACTGCCCACTTTGTACAACTGCAGTTAAAAAGGCGATTAGTCAAGTTGATGGAGTTCAAAAAGTAAGTGCAAGACTCAATACAAAAGAAGTAAGTGTAATATATGATGAAAAAGTAAAAATAGAAGAAATTTTATCTGCTATCAAAACCACTTCTTATGAAGGCATTGAAATAAGCACTCATAAATATGAAGAATAA
- a CDS encoding cytochrome b/b6 domain-containing protein produces MGNSSFFQRNKAYIFTLLGLSIVGGVFVGFMMIMDWEYLIKYTIHIMTGGNIDGILVPAETHYQEMVNRAFGPNYEAIAPEIIRASNERQLYIWWVFVGEITIFCVMYAISGRKEAIITRPDDQVQVFSVVHRAIIWLNVFIIIALIITGFNITWSLRSEGGYIPFILRGTHEVTGILWFPFWLMMSIIAFKDLKIMSKNSLIAKIVLPGKYKPMKRIIFIAFVAMGAGLLLSGFLIWFIHPDAYTNAQYIQFKRALLYVHFGSSVLIMFFLMDFVYSALVAVKGNLKGLITGRYPREFLEQLAPDVLNDIINNEKKNNF; encoded by the coding sequence ATGGGAAATAGCTCGTTTTTTCAAAGGAATAAAGCATATATTTTTACTCTTCTAGGACTGTCAATAGTAGGAGGAGTTTTTGTTGGCTTTATGATGATTATGGATTGGGAGTATTTGATAAAATATACAATCCATATTATGACAGGTGGCAATATAGATGGAATATTAGTACCAGCAGAAACACACTATCAAGAGATGGTAAATAGAGCATTTGGACCAAACTATGAAGCTATAGCACCTGAAATAATAAGAGCTAGTAATGAAAGACAACTTTATATCTGGTGGGTATTTGTAGGTGAAATAACAATTTTTTGTGTAATGTATGCAATAAGTGGAAGAAAAGAAGCAATAATAACTAGACCAGATGATCAAGTACAAGTTTTTTCTGTAGTACATAGAGCAATAATTTGGTTAAATGTATTTATAATAATAGCCTTGATAATTACAGGATTTAATATAACTTGGAGCCTAAGAAGTGAAGGAGGGTATATACCTTTTATCCTAAGAGGTACACATGAAGTAACTGGTATATTGTGGTTTCCATTCTGGTTGATGATGAGTATAATTGCATTTAAAGATTTGAAAATTATGTCTAAGAATAGTTTAATAGCGAAGATAGTTCTTCCAGGTAAATATAAACCAATGAAAAGGATTATATTTATAGCATTTGTAGCTATGGGAGCAGGGTTGCTTTTAAGTGGATTTTTAATATGGTTTATACACCCAGATGCATATACAAATGCACAATATATACAGTTTAAAAGAGCATTGCTATATGTACACTTTGGATCAAGTGTATTAATAATGTTTTTCTTGATGGATTTTGTGTATTCAGCATTAGTAGCAGTAAAAGGTAACTTAAAAGGTTTGATAACAGGAAGATACCCAAGAGAGTTTTTAGAACAATTAGCTCCTGATGTTCTTAATGATATTATCAATAATGAGAAAAAAAATAATTTCTAA
- a CDS encoding TonB-dependent receptor — translation MNIKLSASVVIIVFGSILSANQTTILDEIKVSEEIENSFGYLNQFKQENYSGSKLGLTIKETPASVEVINSKTMEYRGDTTVLQVVTKTTGMTAGESGHGTGGKYGIRGFVATPGVTFLNDGIKLNGSAFSKRSLETANLDKIEIIRGASSVLNGEGSIGATVNLITKKPNFTKEETEFGFKGGSYDSYRFNFGTGGVAIEDKLAYRFDVSTREIGSNFDGEKREIDSLSAGLLYKINDNLLTSISFEKTKDNSENIYIGTPLVNGKLDKSIRKVNYNPYTDGIDKGDNLFIRQGLEWYPTQSIEVKNTLYYQDIDSKDRRPYRVTQIGNTNQVYIAGTDIVQKQDLIGNRLDFIYKEDIFGFENKLLLGVDISKFNFKRDISSAWGGYNTDMYNPNKGTFGDLGGSYATKDVDVDVNQVAVYLENQLNITDDLKFVAGLRHDTLDINWKYFQIPNDKSRKYNELSYRAGLVYDITDTTTLYASYSSSLENGSTSLVELSAAQTDLDLTEASQYEIGLRQSFLDDKAEFTASAYKINKKNIFVPDTNNPGKVLNAGKQSSKGLEFSLGIQPIEQIQIDANLSYVDSIFDEFYTAVESFNGKTPNSVSKYVANFGLRYMPISDLGIGTWIRYVDSFYADNSNTIKLPSYTTIDLTLDYTYNKNTTFSFLLKNLTDEFYATSAKNRADVFLGDARSFEFGINYKF, via the coding sequence ATGAATATAAAATTATCAGCTAGTGTTGTTATTATAGTTTTTGGAAGCATATTAAGTGCAAATCAAACTACAATATTAGATGAGATAAAAGTTTCAGAAGAAATTGAAAATTCTTTTGGATATTTAAATCAATTTAAGCAAGAGAATTATAGTGGCTCAAAACTTGGACTTACTATCAAAGAAACACCTGCAAGTGTTGAAGTGATAAATTCTAAAACAATGGAGTACAGAGGTGATACCACAGTTCTTCAAGTTGTTACAAAAACAACTGGAATGACTGCTGGAGAATCTGGGCATGGAACAGGTGGAAAATATGGGATAAGAGGTTTTGTCGCAACACCTGGAGTAACTTTTTTAAATGATGGCATCAAATTAAATGGTTCAGCTTTTTCAAAAAGGTCTTTAGAAACTGCTAATTTGGATAAGATAGAAATTATTAGAGGAGCAAGCTCAGTATTAAATGGTGAAGGTTCTATTGGTGCAACTGTAAACTTAATCACAAAAAAACCAAATTTTACAAAAGAAGAAACGGAGTTTGGATTTAAAGGTGGAAGCTACGATAGTTATAGATTTAACTTTGGAACAGGTGGAGTTGCTATTGAAGATAAATTAGCTTATAGGTTTGATGTAAGTACTAGAGAAATTGGTTCAAATTTTGATGGAGAAAAAAGAGAAATAGATTCATTAAGTGCTGGATTACTTTATAAAATAAATGATAATTTATTAACTTCTATATCTTTTGAAAAAACAAAAGATAATAGTGAAAATATTTATATAGGAACGCCTTTAGTAAATGGTAAACTAGATAAAAGTATAAGAAAAGTAAATTACAATCCTTATACTGATGGAATAGATAAAGGTGATAATTTATTTATAAGACAAGGATTAGAGTGGTATCCAACACAAAGTATAGAAGTAAAAAATACACTTTATTACCAAGATATTGATTCAAAAGATAGAAGACCATATAGAGTTACACAAATTGGAAATACTAATCAAGTTTATATAGCAGGTACTGATATTGTACAAAAACAAGATTTAATAGGGAATAGATTAGATTTTATTTATAAAGAAGATATTTTTGGATTTGAAAATAAACTTCTTTTAGGTGTTGATATAAGTAAGTTTAATTTTAAAAGAGATATAAGTTCTGCTTGGGGTGGTTATAATACAGATATGTATAATCCAAATAAAGGAACATTTGGAGATTTAGGTGGTTCATATGCAACAAAAGATGTTGATGTAGATGTTAATCAAGTTGCAGTTTACTTAGAAAATCAACTTAATATTACAGATGATTTAAAATTTGTAGCTGGACTTAGACATGACACTTTAGATATTAATTGGAAATATTTCCAAATACCAAATGATAAAAGTAGGAAATATAATGAATTATCTTATAGAGCAGGATTAGTTTATGATATAACTGATACAACAACACTTTATGCTTCATATTCATCATCTCTTGAAAATGGAAGTACATCATTAGTTGAACTTTCAGCTGCTCAAACAGATTTAGATTTAACAGAAGCTAGTCAATATGAGATTGGATTAAGACAATCATTTTTAGATGATAAAGCAGAATTTACTGCAAGTGCATATAAGATAAATAAGAAAAATATTTTTGTACCTGATACAAATAATCCAGGTAAGGTTTTAAATGCAGGGAAACAGTCTTCAAAAGGTTTGGAATTTAGTTTAGGTATTCAACCAATAGAGCAAATACAAATAGATGCAAATTTATCTTATGTAGATTCAATATTTGATGAATTTTATACAGCAGTTGAATCTTTTAATGGTAAAACTCCAAATTCTGTTTCAAAATATGTAGCAAATTTTGGACTTAGATATATGCCAATTTCAGATTTAGGTATTGGAACTTGGATAAGATATGTAGATTCATTTTATGCTGATAATTCAAATACTATAAAATTACCAAGTTACACAACTATTGATTTAACACTTGATTATACATACAATAAAAATACAACCTTTTCCTTCTTACTAAAAAACTTAACAGATGAGTTTTATGCTACAAGTGCAAAAAATAGAGCTGATGTGTTCTTAGGAGATGCTAGAAGTTTTGAATTTGGTATAAATTATAAATTTTAA
- a CDS encoding DUF4198 domain-containing protein — protein sequence MIKKIGFVVIFTTLSAVQSLAHDFFVNGYNSSTFKAILGYGHDFPYPEKISEDRLDIFEPISIIDKDLKITTLKNDENYKYSSKKSLDDGTYILKSRYKTTYWTKTIDNKWEMGKTKKDIRNSQYCEKVTMFAKSIINIGKDTNDFITKSIGQNLEIIPLDNPINFKVGKPFKVKILLDGKPAKTIAVKGTFDSFIKNQFAFYGKTDLKGEIEILPLRGGKWILMTENIRKLDESNCDDELLASTLTFQIQ from the coding sequence ATGATTAAAAAAATAGGATTTGTAGTTATCTTTACTACATTATCAGCAGTTCAAAGTTTGGCTCATGATTTTTTTGTTAATGGTTATAATAGCTCAACATTTAAAGCAATATTAGGTTATGGACATGATTTCCCATATCCTGAGAAAATATCTGAAGATAGACTTGATATTTTTGAACCAATATCTATTATTGATAAAGATTTAAAAATTACAACTTTAAAAAATGATGAAAATTATAAATATAGTTCAAAAAAATCATTAGATGATGGAACTTATATTTTAAAAAGTAGATATAAAACTACTTATTGGACAAAAACAATCGACAATAAATGGGAAATGGGTAAAACAAAAAAAGATATAAGAAATTCTCAATATTGTGAAAAAGTTACAATGTTTGCAAAAAGTATTATAAATATTGGTAAAGATACAAATGATTTTATAACAAAATCTATAGGACAAAATCTTGAAATTATACCTTTAGATAATCCAATTAATTTTAAAGTAGGAAAACCTTTTAAAGTAAAAATTTTATTAGATGGAAAACCAGCAAAAACAATAGCTGTAAAAGGAACTTTTGATAGTTTTATAAAAAATCAATTTGCTTTTTATGGTAAAACTGATTTAAAAGGAGAAATAGAAATTTTACCTTTGAGAGGTGGAAAGTGGATTTTAATGACTGAAAATATTAGAAAACTTGATGAATCAAATTGTGATGATGAATTATTAGCTTCAACTTTAACTTTTCAAATTCAATAA
- a CDS encoding helix-turn-helix domain-containing protein, translating to MKIYNNDEKLELFYKKIGENVKNARMKKGFSQLKLANAMGYDSVGHIAKAEIYKYGKKFNLEHIFKICSILEISINDIFEDTDEIIK from the coding sequence TTGAAAATTTATAATAACGATGAGAAACTAGAACTTTTTTATAAGAAAATTGGTGAAAATGTTAAAAATGCAAGAATGAAGAAAGGTTTTAGTCAATTAAAACTTGCAAATGCTATGGGATATGACTCAGTAGGTCATATAGCAAAAGCTGAAATTTATAAATATGGTAAAAAATTCAACTTAGAACATATTTTTAAAATTTGTTCTATTTTAGAAATATCAATAAATGATATTTTTGAAGATACTGATGAAATAATAAAATAG
- a CDS encoding transglutaminase-like domain-containing protein, giving the protein MKRRTFLKSTAAISTLAVVSPNFAFANEDKNSFGITKSPRKFQVTNSYEFDMSNEVTQLWVPLPKDESYHKVVSFKYDGNFTEAKIVKNPYDTRVLYVKWDKDIKPKLDIDFAVIMQERTTDFSQATSNTDYPTDVKEYLKGTKHIPVTPKLTAYANDIVKNAKTPLEKARAIYDWTVSTMYRDESVIGCGIGDAQKSIEDKIYGGKCTDISSVFVCLLRNAGIPAKETFGIRVGQSKISNACGKADEKGFADITGAQHCRAEFYIDGLGWVPCDPADVAKVKLAEKLANDDKKLVSVKEYFFGSWEMNWSAFNSARDFILEPKPTQYPLNMLGYPYAEVGEDAKDYYNPKTFVYTYKSQEIL; this is encoded by the coding sequence ATGAAAAGAAGAACATTTTTAAAATCAACAGCTGCTATATCTACACTTGCAGTTGTATCTCCAAATTTTGCTTTTGCAAATGAAGATAAAAATTCATTTGGGATTACAAAATCTCCAAGAAAATTTCAAGTAACAAACAGTTATGAGTTTGATATGAGTAATGAAGTTACTCAACTTTGGGTACCACTTCCAAAAGATGAAAGCTATCATAAAGTTGTATCATTTAAATATGATGGAAATTTTACAGAGGCTAAAATTGTAAAAAATCCTTATGATACAAGAGTTTTATATGTAAAATGGGATAAAGACATTAAACCAAAATTAGATATAGATTTTGCAGTTATTATGCAAGAGCGAACTACTGATTTTTCACAAGCTACTTCAAATACTGATTATCCAACAGATGTAAAAGAGTATCTAAAAGGTACAAAACATATTCCTGTAACTCCTAAACTAACAGCTTATGCAAATGATATAGTTAAAAATGCAAAAACTCCTCTTGAAAAGGCAAGAGCTATATATGATTGGACAGTAAGCACAATGTACAGAGATGAAAGTGTTATTGGTTGTGGAATTGGTGATGCACAAAAATCTATCGAAGATAAAATATATGGTGGAAAATGTACAGATATAAGTTCAGTATTTGTTTGTTTACTAAGAAATGCTGGAATTCCTGCAAAGGAGACTTTTGGAATAAGAGTAGGTCAATCAAAAATTTCAAATGCTTGTGGAAAAGCTGATGAAAAAGGTTTTGCAGATATTACAGGAGCTCAACATTGTAGAGCAGAGTTTTATATAGATGGACTTGGTTGGGTTCCTTGTGATCCAGCTGATGTTGCAAAAGTAAAACTTGCTGAAAAACTGGCAAATGATGATAAAAAATTAGTAAGTGTAAAAGAGTATTTCTTTGGTTCTTGGGAGATGAATTGGTCTGCATTTAATAGTGCTAGAGATTTTATTTTAGAACCAAAACCAACTCAATATCCACTAAATATGCTAGGTTATCCTTATGCTGAAGTTGGTGAAGATGCAAAAGATTACTACAATCCTAAAACTTTTGTATATACATATAAATCTCAAGAGATTTTATGA
- a CDS encoding response regulator produces the protein MSRDLKILKDFNILYLEDDESLLKHTTDVLEDFVQNIYSVKTTVEAMNILLEKKVDVIVSDILLEDESGINFLKYIKSKNIKIPTILTTAHTDTNYLLEAIKLKVENYIVKPINIQELLDSLYDVLLPKVQEKELKKNSNVIKTISAITDSKQVEIVKYIFNNLDEKNQFYASYSDVMERFSISKPTLIKLFKDLADKNILKKVSHKTYRFDENTFDTI, from the coding sequence ATGAGTAGAGATTTAAAAATTTTAAAAGATTTTAATATTTTGTACCTTGAAGATGATGAAAGTTTATTAAAACACACAACTGATGTTTTAGAAGACTTTGTTCAAAATATTTATTCTGTAAAAACAACTGTTGAAGCTATGAATATTTTACTTGAAAAGAAAGTTGATGTAATAGTAAGTGATATTTTATTAGAAGATGAGAGTGGTATAAATTTTTTAAAATATATCAAAAGTAAAAATATAAAAATTCCAACTATTTTAACAACAGCTCACACAGATACGAACTATCTACTTGAAGCTATAAAACTAAAAGTTGAAAACTATATAGTAAAACCTATAAATATTCAAGAACTTTTAGATAGCTTGTATGATGTACTTTTACCAAAAGTTCAAGAGAAAGAATTAAAAAAGAATAGTAATGTTATAAAAACTATTTCAGCAATTACAGATAGTAAACAAGTTGAAATAGTAAAATATATCTTCAATAATTTAGATGAGAAAAATCAATTTTATGCTTCATATTCAGATGTTATGGAAAGATTTTCTATATCTAAACCAACTTTAATAAAACTATTTAAAGACTTAGCAGATAAAAATATTTTAAAGAAAGTATCTCATAAAACATATAGATTTGATGAAAATACTTTTGACACAATTTAA